A segment of the Siphonobacter curvatus genome:
CTGCAGGATGAGTTTGGTGATAATCGCATTCACCTGCTCGAACGCAAGGGTAAGCTGGGCCTGGGCACGGCCTACCTGACGGCCTTCAAATATGCCCTCAAAAAAGGTTATCAGTACATTTTCGAAATGGATGCGGACTTTTCCCACAATCCCGATGATCTAGTACGACTGTGGCGGGCCTGTGCCGAAGAAGGCAACGATCTGGCCATCGGTTCGCGGTACATTCAGGGCGTAAATGTGGTGAACTGGCCGATGGGGCGGGTCCTGATGTCGTATTTTGCCGGTGTCTACGTACGTTTTATTACGGGCATGCCCGTGATGGATGCGACCGCGGGTTTTAAGTGTTACCGTCGCCGGGTTCTCGAAGCGATTGATCTGGATTCCATTCGTTTTGTCGGGTACGCCTTCCAGATTGAAATGAAATTTACTTCCTGGAAATATGGCTTCAAGCTCAAGGAAGTACCGATCATTTTTACCGATCGCACGAAAGGCGTTTCTAAAATGTCCACGAAGATTTTTAAGGAAGCTTTCCTGGGCGTCATTCAGTTGAAAGTAGACAGCTTCTTTAAACGTTACATCCGCGAATCCGTAGAGACGTTCGAAGCAATTAAGCTGGAACCCCAGCAGAGCTAAACCCGTCCGTACGTTATAAAAGGAAAGCCCGTCAAGTGATTGACGGGCTTTCCTTTTATAACAGTAAATCTGGTCAGTAACCGGATGAATTAATCAAGAATTTTCCACTTCCCCAGACCCCATTTCGACAGGCGATACAAAAGGGATGTTCGTAGTACGCCCAGTCCGTACTTGGAACTGCGAAGGAAGTTGATGGAAGAAGCTTCGTCAAAATACTTGGTCGGGCAGGTTACTTCCGCAATTTCAAAGCCCTTCCAGAAAATCTGGGCAATCATTTCGTTATCGAACACAAAGTCGTCATCGCACTTGTCGAAAGGGACTTTTTCCAGTACTTCCCGCGAGAAGGCCCGGTAGCCCGTATGGTATTCGGATAATTTCTCGTTCAGTAACACATTTTGTACAAAGGTCAGAAAGCGATTGGCAATGTATTTGTACATGGGCATTCCACCTTTCAACGCTCCTTTCCCCAGGATACGCGAGCCAAATACAACCGGATACAAATCATTTCCGATGATGGAGATCATGGCCGTTAGCAGCAAAGGCGTGTACTGGTAATCCGGGTGCAGCATGATCACAATATCACCACCCAGTTCCAGAGCCTTTTTGTAACACGTTTTCTGGTTTCCTCCGTATCCTTTATTAATGTCGTGGCGAATGACGTGCTGAATGCCCAGGGCTCGAGCGACTTCTACGGTGTTATCCGGACTATGATCGTCAACGAGTACCACTTCATCCACCAAATCAAAAGGGATTTCCCGGTACGTTCGTTCTACCGTAAGAGCGGCCCGGTACGCGGGCATAACCACAACGACTTTTTTATTATTGTACATAGATAGTAATGATCCACACCTCGCCCTGGTTAGTCAAACTTGGCACGGGTAAACAAGAGGAGTTTGCAGGGGAATTGAAATAAACCTCAAATTTACGTCTACCCGTTGGTATTATTGGTATAAGCAACTAATTCCTCCGAAGAAACCCATCGTTACTTTCTACAAAAAGATCAGATGGGAGCCTGAGTGAAGTAAGGATTAGCCTAACGAAAGCCAGCAAAGCAAACAGGTTGACGCGTTTTAACGTAGATTGTCAGAGATTCGCTCGCCCGCAGGCGGCGTCCTTATTATGAAGAAGTTTAATAAATCAAGCATTCGGGTGTTTCAGCGAAGACTGGCCAATCTGAGTCCCCGAAACCGATCACTTTTGCTCCTAAACTTACCGCAGGAACAGTTTCTGGATGTGCATGACCTGGACTTTCTATCCGGTACCTCTTCGTTTGACGTCATTACGGCCTGCATTGCGGGTAAAAGCAACGTACTACTCTGCGATGTACTCGATGCCCGGTACGAAAAGGTCAATGAAGTTTCCAAACGCCTCCGACGTATGGCCCGCACCGCCGCCTTTATTGAGGCCGAACGGGGTACTGAAGACTTATACTTGGGCTGGCCGCTGGTGCAGGGAAAGTTCTCGGACGGTACGGTGGTGCGGGCTCCCTTGCTGTTCTGGCCTGTCAATCTACGGGTAACCCCACAAAATCGCTGGGTACTTGATCGCCGGGATGAACCGCTTTCGCTGAATCGATCGCTGGTCATGGCCTACGCTCATTTCAATGGGCTGCGGCTGTCGGAAGAGTTGTATGAAAAAAATTTCGAAGACTTTCCAAAGGATGCTCTGGCCTTTCGGACGGCTCTGTACGAATGGCTGAAAGAAACGCCCCTGACGCTCAACTATAATTCTGACCTGTTCGAAAATCAGCTTCAATTTTTTCCAAAACTTTTAAAAAGCGACCTTGAACGTACCGAACGCAATGGCGAGCTTCAGCTATTGCCGCACGCCATACTGGGCATTTTTCCCCAGGCCGGTTCGTATCTGGTCCGGGATTACGAAGCCCTGTTGGCGGACGAAACAAAAGAGTATTCTTCTGTGGAATCAGTCCCTATCCAATACCAGAAATTACGGGAAGCGGATATGCTGACCCCATTTTTGCTGGATGCTTCGCAGGAAGCGGCTTTCCGGCGAATTAAAAAAGGCGAATCATTGGTGATTCAGGGGCCACCGGGAACGGGGAAATCCCAGTTAATCTGTAATCTCATTGCCGACTTCACGGCTCAGGGAAAACGGGTGTTGGTTGTGAGTCAGAAACGGGCGGCGTTGGATACCGTTTACGAGCGGCTTTCGCTGGCGGGCTGGCAGCCTTTCGTAGCAAACCTGCACGATTTTCAGCACGATCGGAAAAACTTATACGATCAGATTGCCGGACAGATTGATCGAATCGATGAGTACCGACGCCTGAATACCAGTCTGGATGCGATCTTACTCGAACGGGAGTTTACACAAAATGCCCACCAGATTGACCGGATTCAGCAGGAGTTACAGGATTTCAAAACCGCACTGTTTGATACCCGTGTTTGTGGGCTTTCTGCGAAAGAACTGTATTTGACTTCCCATCTGCAGGAAGATCATTTTGATTTGGGTGAGTGGTACCAATCCTTTCACTTTGATACCTACGCCGAGACGCTACGGCGGTTTAAACGCTACGAGTTGTATGCGACCCGTTCAGGAACCGATCATCCCTGGGCGGACCGGGTGAATTTTAGTGGGTTAAGTTTTCAGGCAGTACCGCAAATACGAGCCCTGATCCAAGAAGTACCGACGCAGATCCAAGAGTTTAATCACCAATGGGAACAACTGATTGGAAGAAAACTAGGCTGGACGGAGATGCGTAGCCTTCCGGTTGAAGCTTTGCAGACCATTCAGCGTCAACTTACTCCGGAATTAGAATCCTGGCTACAGAAAGTACACCGTCAGCAAATTCCCGATTGGGAAAGCTGGCCCGAACGACGGGCCCTCGAACGAATTGAACAAGCTAGCTTGCTTCACACGACGCGGAGAAGTTCAGAATTGCTCGAATTCCGTACTCGCCTGGAAACGGCTCTGCACGCCCGGAACTCACTAGTGAAGTGGTTGTTTTTTAAAGATAAAGAGTTTATCCGGGCTGAGGCCGAACAGCAGGGACTGTCGTTGGAACTGTCGGATTTACAGCAATTAAAGGCCCGACTGGATCGCCGGATCGAAGCCGAGCAACACCTGAAAAGATGGGCAGAGCAAGCGGAGGTGACGGTACTTGCGGAAGATTGGTCGGTTTCCCGGGAACGCTGGAACGAAGTGGGTAAGCAACTGAAACAAGCCAGTGAATTATATCAACAGATTCGACAAGAGCCTTCCTTACTAAAAGAACTGCATTTTGAAGGGTTACGGCCCTTTCGCAATCAACTGGAAACGGCTTTGCAACTAGCGGCTCAATTCCAGAAGGCGTATCAGTCCTGGCGAGTGTACCTGACCGACAGTCAAATCGAACAGCTGACTCAACAACCCGAGACTGCCGTTCCCGTTTTAACGACGAGCCTTACGGACGATTTTGAATGGCTGCACGAGTGGGATACGCTTAGAAATCAGCTTAGTACCGCCGAACGGGAGATACTTCAGCGGTATGAGGGGCAAACGCTCGTAGCCGCTTTCGATAATTCATTACGACTAGCCTGGCTCGATCACCTCGAAGTACAGCATCCCATTTTGCGAAGCGTATCGGGGCTGGGCATGAGCCAACGGGAAGAGGAATTACGGGCAGCCGTCATTCGGAAACAGGAGCTGGCCAGGGAGATTGGCCGAATGCGATTGCGGGAACAAACCTACGAGTCGCTCGAAACCAATCGACTGGGAAATACCATTACGTATCGTGACTTACATCACCAGGTAACCAAGAAGCGGCTGATTTGGCCCGTGCGACAGGTACTGGCTACGTTTGCGGAAGAGATTTTTTCGTTGGTACCTTGCTGGTTGGCCTCGCCCGAAACGGTATCGGCCGTCTTCCCTTTTCAACGCGGTACTAAACCTTTGTTCGATCTGGTCATTTTTGATGAAGCCTCCCAATGTTTTGCTGAGCTGGGCTTGCCGGCCATGTTTCGGGGTGAACAGGTTGTCATTGCGGGTGATAGCCAGCAACTCCAACCTTCGGACTTGTACCGTGTTCGGTTTGAAGAAGAAACGGAAGATGTACCTGAACTGGAAGTCAGTAGCTTGTTGGAACTGATGGCCCGTGATTTGCCCCAAGTAGTCCTGCAGGGGCATTATCGTAGCCGATCGCTGGATTTGATTGATTTTTCTAACCAGCATTTTTACCAGAATCGCCTGAAGTTACTTCCGGATTTCCAAGAAATGAACCGCCGCGAAGGAGCTATCCGATATTGGAAAGTAGAAGGCGAATGGAAAAATCAGAGT
Coding sequences within it:
- a CDS encoding polyprenol monophosphomannose synthase → MEALSVFTGTSTPLLMNGSKERIVVIPTYNEIENIETVLRKVMSLEPTFDVLIVDDGSPDGTALKVKQLQDEFGDNRIHLLERKGKLGLGTAYLTAFKYALKKGYQYIFEMDADFSHNPDDLVRLWRACAEEGNDLAIGSRYIQGVNVVNWPMGRVLMSYFAGVYVRFITGMPVMDATAGFKCYRRRVLEAIDLDSIRFVGYAFQIEMKFTSWKYGFKLKEVPIIFTDRTKGVSKMSTKIFKEAFLGVIQLKVDSFFKRYIRESVETFEAIKLEPQQS
- a CDS encoding glycosyltransferase family 2 protein; the encoded protein is MYNNKKVVVVMPAYRAALTVERTYREIPFDLVDEVVLVDDHSPDNTVEVARALGIQHVIRHDINKGYGGNQKTCYKKALELGGDIVIMLHPDYQYTPLLLTAMISIIGNDLYPVVFGSRILGKGALKGGMPMYKYIANRFLTFVQNVLLNEKLSEYHTGYRAFSREVLEKVPFDKCDDDFVFDNEMIAQIFWKGFEIAEVTCPTKYFDEASSINFLRSSKYGLGVLRTSLLYRLSKWGLGKWKILD
- a CDS encoding AAA domain-containing protein encodes the protein MKKFNKSSIRVFQRRLANLSPRNRSLLLLNLPQEQFLDVHDLDFLSGTSSFDVITACIAGKSNVLLCDVLDARYEKVNEVSKRLRRMARTAAFIEAERGTEDLYLGWPLVQGKFSDGTVVRAPLLFWPVNLRVTPQNRWVLDRRDEPLSLNRSLVMAYAHFNGLRLSEELYEKNFEDFPKDALAFRTALYEWLKETPLTLNYNSDLFENQLQFFPKLLKSDLERTERNGELQLLPHAILGIFPQAGSYLVRDYEALLADETKEYSSVESVPIQYQKLREADMLTPFLLDASQEAAFRRIKKGESLVIQGPPGTGKSQLICNLIADFTAQGKRVLVVSQKRAALDTVYERLSLAGWQPFVANLHDFQHDRKNLYDQIAGQIDRIDEYRRLNTSLDAILLEREFTQNAHQIDRIQQELQDFKTALFDTRVCGLSAKELYLTSHLQEDHFDLGEWYQSFHFDTYAETLRRFKRYELYATRSGTDHPWADRVNFSGLSFQAVPQIRALIQEVPTQIQEFNHQWEQLIGRKLGWTEMRSLPVEALQTIQRQLTPELESWLQKVHRQQIPDWESWPERRALERIEQASLLHTTRRSSELLEFRTRLETALHARNSLVKWLFFKDKEFIRAEAEQQGLSLELSDLQQLKARLDRRIEAEQHLKRWAEQAEVTVLAEDWSVSRERWNEVGKQLKQASELYQQIRQEPSLLKELHFEGLRPFRNQLETALQLAAQFQKAYQSWRVYLTDSQIEQLTQQPETAVPVLTTSLTDDFEWLHEWDTLRNQLSTAEREILQRYEGQTLVAAFDNSLRLAWLDHLEVQHPILRSVSGLGMSQREEELRAAVIRKQELAREIGRMRLREQTYESLETNRLGNTITYRDLHHQVTKKRLIWPVRQVLATFAEEIFSLVPCWLASPETVSAVFPFQRGTKPLFDLVIFDEASQCFAELGLPAMFRGEQVVIAGDSQQLQPSDLYRVRFEEETEDVPELEVSSLLELMARDLPQVVLQGHYRSRSLDLIDFSNQHFYQNRLKLLPDFQEMNRREGAIRYWKVEGEWKNQSNLVEAEAIRSLVEDLTRQEPERSIGIVTFNAPQQRLLEDTLEGLSPKPDSLFIKNLENVQGDERDIIIFSIGYAPDERGRVALQFGSLNQAGGENRLNVAITRARERIYVVTSLWPEQLHVEETVNAGPKLLKQYLNFARQVSQGAYKPKPLNTAELQSNQLLKDQLQKQQPQWKNELPFADLVEKEQEYYKRLILTDDDVYYQSLSAKEAHAYFPLSLERKGWLYQRIWSREWWKRQG